The proteins below are encoded in one region of Ferruginibacter lapsinanis:
- the galK gene encoding galactokinase: MNSIASRIQKIFSESFSVQPQLFFSPGRINLIGEHVDYNDGFVMPAAINKGVYYAVAQNGTDECHFYAIDFDEWFSINIHEIKKINSWKNYVLSVVNEFLLLKKSIKGFNCVFSGDIPRGSGISSSAAVEGGLAFALNELFNCGLSRVELARLCQRAEHNFPNVKCGIMDQFANMMGKKDNVLLLDCKNLEHQYFPLQLDGYKIVLLNTKVHHSLASGEYNVRRQRCEEGLAILQSKLNIQSFRDIYSAERIISCKDEMKKEVYDCCQYVIEEILRTKKAAELLQQHDLIGFGKLMYATHEGLSKLYQVSCPELDFLVEQTLDNVAVIGSRMMGGGFGGCTINIIAADAIEGFIEKTGKAYLQKFNLELEAYITETGDGTSEILFTN; the protein is encoded by the coding sequence ATGAATTCGATTGCCAGCCGAATACAAAAAATATTTTCAGAAAGTTTTTCTGTTCAACCTCAATTGTTTTTTTCACCGGGCCGTATAAACCTTATCGGTGAACATGTTGATTATAACGATGGCTTTGTGATGCCTGCCGCTATTAATAAAGGAGTTTATTATGCTGTAGCACAAAATGGTACAGATGAATGTCATTTTTATGCTATTGATTTTGATGAGTGGTTTTCTATAAATATCCATGAAATTAAAAAGATCAATAGCTGGAAGAATTATGTACTAAGTGTGGTCAATGAATTTTTATTGTTGAAGAAAAGCATCAAGGGATTTAATTGTGTTTTTAGTGGAGATATTCCTCGTGGTAGTGGTATCAGTTCATCAGCTGCAGTTGAAGGCGGACTTGCTTTTGCATTGAATGAATTGTTTAATTGTGGGCTAAGCAGAGTGGAGTTGGCCCGTCTCTGTCAAAGGGCCGAGCATAATTTCCCTAATGTGAAATGTGGCATCATGGATCAGTTTGCCAATATGATGGGCAAAAAAGACAATGTATTATTGCTCGATTGTAAAAACCTCGAACATCAATATTTTCCTTTGCAGTTAGACGGCTATAAAATCGTATTACTAAATACAAAAGTGCATCATTCGTTAGCGAGCGGAGAATACAATGTACGCCGACAAAGATGCGAAGAAGGGTTGGCTATTTTACAATCAAAATTAAATATTCAATCTTTCAGAGATATTTACAGTGCTGAGAGGATAATTTCATGTAAAGATGAAATGAAAAAAGAGGTGTACGACTGCTGTCAATATGTAATAGAAGAAATTTTAAGAACCAAGAAGGCCGCAGAACTATTACAACAACATGACCTGATCGGGTTTGGAAAACTCATGTATGCTACACATGAAGGGTTAAGTAAGTTATATCAGGTCAGTTGTCCTGAGCTTGATTTTTTGGTAGAGCAAACACTCGATAATGTGGCTGTGATTGGCTCAAGAATGATGGGTGGCGGATTTGGAGGCTGTACCATCAATATTATTGCCGCTGATGCAATTGAAGGTTTTATAGAAAAAACCGGCAAAGCATATCTGCAAAAATTTAATCTTGAGTTAGAAGCATATATAACAGAAACAGGAGATGGGACAAGCGAAATATTATTTACCAATTAA
- a CDS encoding ABC-F family ATP-binding cassette domain-containing protein has translation MHYASIENISKSFGVRTLFKNITLNIEEGDKIALVARNGSGKSTLLKIITGLDTPDTGTIWVHKDIKVVMLQQDNDFDNEKTIWDNVLRLDNPVVKLVKEYELFLEEGQEDVDKLGDLMARLDDLNAWSFESDLKQILGKLNLHHLNEKVGNLSGGQKKRVALAQALIEADLHQGRCLLILDEPTNHLDVSMIEWLEDYLAASKLTLLLVTHDRYFLDAVCNEIVEIDEEKVYVYKGDYDNFLEQKSLRLEVQQSELQKDKNIFRKELEWMRKQPKARTTKSKSRQDAFVEVEERVKQQKDVEEVSLQVKMTRLGGKILELKKVYKSYGDLKIMNGFDYTFKRGERIGVVGKNGVGKSTFLKIALQLEEPDSGKINHGDTVVFGNFSQDGLVYKEDKRAIEYVKDMAEYFPLADGTKISASMFMEKFGFSAEQQFTPLSKLSGGEKRRLHLMSVLFLNPNFLVLDEPTNDLDLQTLRTLEEFLMDYPGCILIVSHDRYFMDRMVDHLFAFEGDAVIRDYPGNYTQYRAAVANGSLTDERQLIKQAPKAAAEEVAVETVAKPTKTSAPKLSFKEKFEFETIEKEMPLLQKEKAELEQKMNEGNLSFDELQKAAERVGIIVQQLDEKEMRWLELSERI, from the coding sequence ATGCATTACGCTTCAATAGAAAATATCAGTAAATCTTTCGGGGTAAGAACCCTTTTTAAAAATATCACTTTAAACATAGAAGAAGGCGATAAAATAGCGCTTGTTGCCCGAAATGGTAGCGGAAAAAGCACTTTATTGAAAATTATCACGGGGCTCGATACCCCTGATACCGGTACTATTTGGGTACATAAAGACATTAAGGTGGTGATGCTTCAGCAGGACAATGATTTTGATAATGAGAAAACTATTTGGGATAATGTGCTCCGTTTGGATAATCCTGTTGTAAAACTGGTGAAAGAGTATGAACTTTTTTTAGAAGAGGGGCAGGAAGACGTGGATAAACTTGGCGACCTGATGGCACGGTTAGATGACCTTAATGCCTGGAGCTTTGAAAGTGACCTCAAACAAATTTTAGGAAAATTAAACCTGCATCACTTAAATGAAAAAGTGGGCAACCTCAGTGGCGGACAAAAAAAGAGAGTGGCATTGGCGCAGGCGCTGATAGAAGCAGATCTGCATCAGGGGCGTTGTTTATTAATATTGGATGAACCTACCAACCATTTGGATGTTAGTATGATCGAGTGGCTGGAAGATTATCTGGCAGCATCAAAACTTACCCTGTTGTTGGTAACGCATGATCGGTATTTCTTGGATGCGGTATGTAATGAGATAGTAGAAATTGATGAAGAAAAAGTGTATGTATATAAAGGTGACTATGATAATTTCTTAGAGCAAAAAAGTTTACGATTAGAGGTTCAGCAAAGTGAGTTACAAAAAGATAAAAATATTTTCAGAAAAGAACTGGAATGGATGCGTAAGCAACCGAAGGCCCGAACTACAAAAAGCAAAAGCAGGCAAGATGCTTTTGTTGAAGTAGAAGAAAGGGTTAAGCAACAGAAAGATGTGGAAGAAGTTAGTCTGCAGGTGAAAATGACCAGGCTTGGTGGTAAAATTTTAGAGTTGAAGAAAGTATATAAAAGCTATGGCGATCTGAAAATAATGAACGGCTTTGATTATACTTTTAAACGTGGCGAAAGAATTGGTGTTGTGGGTAAAAATGGGGTGGGTAAATCTACATTTTTAAAAATTGCGTTACAACTTGAAGAGCCGGACAGTGGTAAGATCAACCATGGAGACACCGTAGTGTTTGGCAATTTCAGTCAGGATGGATTGGTATATAAAGAAGATAAAAGAGCCATCGAATATGTAAAAGATATGGCAGAATATTTCCCGTTGGCAGATGGCACCAAGATCAGTGCCAGCATGTTCATGGAGAAATTCGGTTTTTCTGCAGAGCAGCAATTTACTCCACTGAGTAAACTAAGTGGTGGAGAAAAACGCAGATTGCATTTAATGAGTGTTCTCTTCCTAAACCCCAATTTTTTGGTGTTGGATGAACCGACCAATGACCTGGATCTGCAAACTTTACGTACACTGGAAGAATTCTTAATGGATTATCCCGGCTGTATTTTGATTGTTAGCCATGATCGTTATTTCATGGATAGAATGGTTGACCATTTATTTGCTTTTGAAGGTGATGCAGTAATAAGAGATTATCCCGGAAACTATACGCAATATAGAGCGGCCGTGGCCAATGGTAGTCTTACAGATGAAAGACAATTGATCAAACAAGCGCCAAAAGCAGCTGCTGAAGAAGTAGCCGTTGAAACAGTTGCAAAACCAACTAAAACCAGTGCGCCTAAATTATCTTTCAAAGAAAAATTTGAATTTGAAACAATAGAAAAAGAAATGCCTTTACTGCAAAAAGAAAAAGCTGAACTGGAACAAAAAATGAATGAAGGCAATTTAAGTTTTGACGAATTGCAAAAAGCCGCTGAAAGAGTAGGTATTATTGTTCAACAACTAGATGAAAAAGAAATGAGGTGGTTGGAGTTAAGTGAGAGAATTTAA
- a CDS encoding SLBB domain-containing protein — translation MNDLSNAKIDSYSDDEIKSFYEKAMESGMTEAQLYRLAVEKGLSNAEMIKLRNRLQTINIVKKPAINTDDNQSVTDGKKEEIQHAYDTAKKSLPKQSFENDAEIFGSELFTSNSLVFEPNLRIPTPAGYILGPDDEIIVNVYGFSEKSYNLKVNEEGYIYIQNVGPIYVSGLSMDQAGEKIKAKMASSIYKAIGSGQTKVQISLGKIRSIRVTVIGEAKKPGTFTVSSLTTLYNILYLCGGPTKMGTYRKIELIRGNEVKRSADLYSFLLKGNQKDNILLQEGDVIRIPYYKTRVSIEGEVKRKGKFEVLDKENFNDLLEFCGGFTDNAFKGSISVERIAEKEKTMLDLDAKDFDTFKPKGSDKYFIGKLLDRFENRIIISGSVFRPGPYQLTEGLTVKNLIERAGGITEDAYTVRATIFRNNIDKTPTTLSVSIDSVLKYNQTVYLQKDDSISVHSIFDFRDKYMITVKGEVKKPGDYRWRENLSVKDLLLSIGGLTDFGDSSKIEISRRLKNADVSKVNHTQTDIFIVNLANNKDILLQPYDIISVKNLPGYANQRNVLILGEVLSPGQYSLSKSADRISDVFKRVGGFKASADTTSVKIRRYVQSELSAEEREAIFKRVYNLRQDSLSTNDRLKKDVYKTSFLISINLSEAMRHPDGPENITLEDGDIITIDRNTSLVKVSGEVYFPTVVPYDGNVNLRYYIKRAGNYTGNARKVGTMVIYPDGKVKIVKRFLFFKSYPKVTSRSEIFVPQKSVKNKARMTTGEWALLVSALGIVANVIITSRK, via the coding sequence ATGAATGACTTGAGCAATGCAAAGATTGACAGCTATAGCGACGATGAGATAAAATCATTCTACGAAAAGGCAATGGAGTCTGGCATGACAGAGGCTCAGTTATATCGTTTGGCAGTTGAAAAAGGTCTTTCAAATGCAGAAATGATAAAACTGCGTAATAGATTACAAACGATCAATATTGTAAAAAAACCTGCAATCAATACCGATGATAATCAATCGGTTACCGATGGTAAAAAGGAAGAGATACAACATGCATATGATACGGCAAAGAAAAGCCTTCCTAAACAAAGTTTCGAAAATGATGCGGAGATCTTTGGTTCCGAATTATTTACATCAAATAGTCTTGTGTTTGAACCCAATTTACGTATTCCAACTCCTGCAGGATATATACTTGGTCCCGATGATGAAATTATTGTAAATGTGTATGGCTTTAGTGAAAAAAGTTATAACCTTAAGGTGAACGAAGAAGGATATATATATATTCAAAATGTGGGCCCTATTTATGTAAGTGGATTAAGTATGGATCAAGCGGGAGAGAAGATAAAAGCTAAAATGGCCTCAAGTATTTATAAGGCTATCGGTTCCGGTCAAACGAAAGTGCAAATTTCATTGGGCAAAATACGCAGTATAAGAGTAACGGTTATCGGCGAGGCAAAAAAGCCCGGAACATTTACTGTTTCTTCTCTTACCACATTGTATAATATCCTGTACTTATGCGGAGGTCCTACAAAAATGGGAACTTACAGAAAAATAGAATTGATAAGAGGAAATGAGGTTAAAAGAAGCGCAGATTTATATAGTTTCTTATTAAAAGGAAATCAAAAAGATAATATTCTTTTGCAGGAAGGTGATGTAATAAGAATACCTTATTATAAAACCAGGGTGTCAATTGAAGGAGAAGTAAAACGTAAAGGCAAGTTCGAAGTTTTGGATAAAGAGAATTTTAATGATCTGCTTGAGTTTTGCGGAGGGTTTACAGATAATGCATTCAAAGGTTCAATAAGTGTGGAAAGGATTGCAGAAAAGGAAAAGACCATGCTCGATCTTGATGCTAAAGATTTTGATACATTTAAACCAAAAGGAAGCGATAAGTATTTTATAGGTAAATTATTAGACAGATTTGAAAACAGAATTATTATATCCGGTTCAGTTTTCAGGCCTGGCCCTTATCAATTGACAGAAGGGTTAACGGTAAAAAATCTTATCGAAAGAGCAGGAGGAATTACCGAAGATGCCTATACTGTAAGGGCTACAATTTTCAGAAATAATATCGACAAAACCCCTACTACCTTATCTGTAAGCATTGACTCTGTTTTAAAGTATAATCAAACTGTGTACCTGCAGAAAGATGATTCAATTTCTGTACACTCCATTTTTGATTTTAGGGACAAATATATGATTACCGTAAAGGGAGAAGTGAAAAAACCGGGAGATTACAGATGGCGTGAAAATCTATCTGTAAAGGATCTGTTGCTTTCTATCGGTGGCCTAACAGATTTCGGCGACTCTTCAAAAATTGAAATTTCAAGAAGGTTAAAAAATGCAGATGTAAGTAAAGTTAACCATACACAAACTGATATATTCATCGTTAACCTTGCAAATAATAAAGATATTTTGCTTCAGCCATATGATATTATCAGTGTGAAAAATTTGCCGGGTTATGCTAACCAACGCAATGTATTAATATTAGGAGAAGTATTGAGCCCGGGACAATATAGCTTGAGTAAGAGTGCTGATAGAATTAGTGATGTATTTAAGAGAGTGGGTGGTTTTAAAGCATCTGCAGATACAACTTCAGTAAAGATTCGCAGATATGTTCAATCAGAATTATCAGCTGAAGAAAGAGAAGCTATTTTTAAAAGGGTATATAATTTAAGACAGGATAGCCTTAGTACTAATGACCGGTTAAAAAAAGATGTGTATAAGACTTCTTTCTTAATTAGTATTAATCTTTCTGAAGCGATGAGACATCCTGATGGTCCTGAAAATATAACGTTAGAAGATGGTGATATCATCACTATTGACAGAAATACCAGCCTGGTAAAAGTGTCGGGAGAGGTATACTTTCCTACTGTAGTTCCATACGATGGGAATGTGAATCTTCGATATTATATCAAAAGAGCCGGCAACTATACAGGGAATGCAAGGAAAGTGGGAACTATGGTGATATATCCGGATGGGAAGGTAAAAATTGTAAAAAGATTTTTATTTTTCAAGAGCTATCCTAAAGTTACGTCCAGATCTGAAATTTTTGTGCCTCAAAAATCGGTTAAAAACAAAGCCAGGATGACCACAGGTGAGTGGGCTTTATTGGTATCAGCTTTAGGAATAGTAGCTAATGTGATAATAACTTCAAGAAAATAA